The Raoultibacter phocaeensis genome contains a region encoding:
- a CDS encoding EAL domain-containing protein translates to MRSGRGLSFRAIIVAPIVIALAVQALVCYFVIIRSDSLTILEEDTYSLFSERVNSRAGYLENDMVLRWSETGETVQKLADTTKAVLDEYGATAADIQTASPLALEIIDRAFDDMIAFVQRSEADGVYFVLTDGSGEDGTRGGQAPHSALYLLDSNPDVSLDNGSDLLLAACPIGLAKRTDIALASSWEAAFTLSGDESANAFYRKPFEAALDYPDAAAEDLGYWGLPDDIGDTGNRSITYSIPVKDDEGNVYGVFGIEINVNRVASYFPYRDLDASGQGSYLLAVADSGEEGVLSGSSDAVETSAALDVVASTGATQNLYVEGDRLSVSLDGRGYLVVESDESIGQVEGIADASALKLYDSTSPFASQQWYLLGLVPENTLFRASEVLESNLFAILGTSFGAGILLAVATAWFSSSRLRRLMNEVRGVGERPGAKSEASFDFQKTGVHEIDELADSIGTLATGLAAAGQRLSRIMALSDHAVGAFEYSWKTGAITYTDRFFETLGALDFPYVPDGVDRQQMRDGTLGAQGFDKLMKAYLPFSEPDSGAAHIIALPHRDRYLRFDVTEDADEGSSVGIVEDVTYEIRTRRRIEHERDHDILTGLLNRRAFEQEMMRIFATGELRFAAMGMLDLDNLKFMNDSFGHDWGDQYIQAAGAALLSVMREDDLCSRVSGDEFLVFIRSCADEQEAAERFDELKNRLGQTMIEAPDGRMLKVRGSIGVALYPRDALEYDELRDYADFAMYTAKHYRKGELCFFDKNRYDVQSSMLEKREDLNKLLDEMLVDYHFQPIVDARTGEVFAYEALMRPQMHSLESPSMVIDLARMQSKLYRIEQITFSRSLALFEERDPGSGAKLFVNSIGTQSLSTEDERDLERRFGALLDRLVIEITESDFGRELFGYKESLARRWNACLAIDDFGSGYNGDTTLLELEAAYVKIDMAIVRGIDTDVDRQDILKSLLSYAHDRGVQVIAEGVETEAELATVIGFGVDYIQGYLVGKPAPYPGGGDEALRETIRRMSGL, encoded by the coding sequence ATGCGATCGGGGCGAGGCCTCTCGTTTCGGGCGATCATCGTCGCCCCGATTGTCATCGCCCTAGCCGTTCAGGCACTCGTCTGTTATTTCGTCATCATCCGCAGCGACAGCTTGACCATACTCGAAGAGGATACGTACAGCCTGTTCTCGGAACGCGTGAATAGCCGCGCGGGGTATTTGGAAAACGACATGGTGCTCCGGTGGTCGGAAACCGGCGAGACGGTGCAGAAACTCGCCGATACCACCAAGGCGGTGCTCGACGAATATGGTGCGACGGCCGCCGACATCCAAACGGCTTCGCCTTTGGCGCTCGAGATCATAGACCGTGCATTCGACGATATGATCGCCTTCGTGCAGCGCTCTGAAGCGGACGGCGTCTACTTCGTTTTGACCGATGGGTCGGGTGAGGATGGCACCCGGGGCGGGCAAGCCCCTCATAGCGCGCTGTACCTGCTCGATTCCAACCCCGATGTCAGTCTAGACAACGGCTCGGACCTGTTGCTGGCTGCGTGCCCCATCGGCCTAGCGAAGCGAACGGACATCGCATTGGCGAGTTCGTGGGAAGCGGCGTTCACGCTTTCGGGCGACGAGTCTGCGAATGCGTTTTACCGCAAGCCCTTCGAAGCGGCGCTCGACTATCCCGATGCGGCAGCCGAAGATCTGGGGTACTGGGGGCTTCCTGACGATATCGGCGATACCGGCAACCGATCGATCACGTACAGCATTCCTGTCAAGGATGACGAGGGCAACGTGTACGGCGTTTTCGGCATCGAGATCAACGTCAACAGGGTCGCCTCGTATTTCCCGTATCGCGACCTCGATGCGTCTGGGCAAGGATCATATCTGCTCGCTGTTGCCGATAGCGGCGAAGAGGGCGTGCTTTCCGGATCTTCGGACGCGGTTGAAACGAGCGCGGCGCTCGACGTTGTCGCTTCAACCGGTGCGACCCAGAACCTTTACGTCGAAGGCGATAGGCTGTCGGTTTCGCTCGACGGACGCGGCTATCTCGTGGTCGAAAGCGACGAATCGATTGGGCAGGTCGAAGGTATAGCGGATGCAAGCGCCCTCAAGCTCTACGATTCGACGTCGCCGTTCGCCTCGCAGCAATGGTACCTGCTTGGGCTCGTGCCCGAGAACACCTTGTTCCGCGCTTCGGAGGTGCTCGAATCGAACCTCTTTGCGATTTTGGGGACGTCGTTCGGGGCGGGCATCTTGCTCGCCGTTGCCACGGCGTGGTTCTCATCCTCGCGCCTGCGCCGCCTGATGAACGAAGTGCGCGGCGTCGGCGAACGACCGGGTGCGAAGTCCGAAGCCTCGTTCGACTTCCAGAAGACTGGCGTGCACGAAATCGATGAGCTGGCCGATTCGATCGGAACTCTTGCAACGGGCTTAGCTGCCGCGGGGCAGCGCCTTTCGCGCATCATGGCGCTTTCGGACCATGCGGTCGGCGCATTCGAATACAGCTGGAAAACGGGAGCGATCACCTACACCGACCGGTTCTTCGAAACACTCGGCGCGCTCGATTTCCCGTACGTGCCCGACGGCGTCGATCGGCAGCAGATGCGCGACGGGACGCTCGGCGCGCAAGGGTTCGACAAGCTCATGAAAGCGTATCTGCCTTTCTCCGAGCCCGATTCGGGAGCAGCGCACATCATAGCGTTGCCCCATCGCGACCGCTATCTTCGGTTCGATGTGACCGAGGACGCCGACGAGGGAAGCTCCGTCGGCATCGTCGAAGACGTCACGTACGAAATCCGCACCAGGCGACGGATCGAACACGAACGCGATCACGATATCCTCACCGGCCTTTTGAATCGGCGTGCGTTCGAGCAGGAGATGATGCGCATCTTCGCGACGGGCGAGCTGCGCTTCGCCGCGATGGGCATGCTCGATCTCGACAACTTGAAGTTCATGAACGATTCCTTCGGCCACGATTGGGGCGATCAGTACATTCAAGCAGCCGGCGCCGCGCTGCTTTCGGTCATGCGCGAAGACGATCTCTGCTCGCGCGTATCGGGCGACGAATTCCTCGTATTCATCCGCAGCTGTGCCGACGAGCAGGAGGCTGCTGAGCGCTTCGACGAACTGAAGAACCGCCTCGGGCAAACGATGATCGAGGCCCCTGACGGGCGTATGCTCAAGGTGCGCGGCTCCATCGGCGTCGCGCTCTATCCGCGTGATGCTCTGGAGTACGACGAGCTGCGCGATTACGCCGACTTCGCCATGTACACGGCGAAACACTACCGCAAAGGCGAACTGTGCTTTTTCGATAAGAACCGCTACGACGTCCAGTCCTCGATGCTCGAAAAACGCGAAGACCTGAATAAGCTCCTCGACGAAATGCTCGTGGACTATCACTTCCAGCCGATCGTAGATGCCCGTACCGGTGAGGTATTCGCCTACGAGGCGCTCATGCGCCCGCAGATGCATTCGCTGGAATCTCCTTCGATGGTGATCGATCTCGCGCGCATGCAATCGAAGCTGTACCGCATAGAGCAGATCACGTTCTCCCGCTCGCTCGCGCTGTTCGAAGAGCGCGACCCGGGCAGCGGGGCGAAGCTCTTTGTGAACAGCATCGGTACGCAAAGCCTTTCCACCGAGGACGAGCGCGATCTCGAGCGCCGGTTCGGCGCACTGCTCGACCGGCTCGTCATCGAGATAACCGAGAGCGATTTCGGGCGCGAGCTATTCGGGTACAAAGAGTCGCTTGCGCGGCGCTGGAACGCGTGTTTGGCGATCGACGATTTCGGGTCGGGCTACAACGGCGATACGACGCTTCTCGAGCTCGAGGCAGCGTACGTGAAGATCGATATGGCGATCGTCCGCGGCATCGACACCGACGTCGATCGGCAGGATATCCTCAAATCGCTTTTGTCCTACGCCCACGACCGCGGCGTGCAGGTGATCGCTGAAGGTGTAGAAACCGAGGCCGAGCTCGCAACGGTTATCGGGTTCGGTGTCGACTACATCCAAGGCTACCTGGTCGGAAAGCCCGCGCCGTATCCCGGAGGCGGGGATGAGGCCCTGCGCGAAACCATCAGACGCATGAGCGGGTTGTGA
- a CDS encoding extracellular solute-binding protein, with amino-acid sequence MRGAGKRIGKQSVVAVILAATLFVSGCASPQETPEEQALDPSNPVQVEVWTYYNGHQQQAFESLVADFNATKGKEVGVSVTHASQGGVNDLAAAVTASAEELVGAGSMPSIFLTYADTAYVIDRMGKVADLDPYFTAEEKGAFIDSFLAEGDFAGDGGLKLLPISKATETVQINMTDWAPFAEQTGSTLDEFETIEGITALSQRYYEWTDAQTPDVADDGKPFFGRDSMANYLITGSKQLGHELFAVKDGVCTPDIDTDAMRALWDNYYVPLINGYFSAEGRYRSDAIKTGDLICYLGSSSSVVYFPAEVTVDDQTSYPIEFGALAAPRFSEGVACAPQQGAGFAVAKSDERTELACVEFLKWLTEKEQNTSFSIEAGYIPVTQEACTYENIAAVAEGMEDTHENYLINLEATLETVSDGVYANAPFAGGVDARAVLETSMSDAAIADREQVLAAIASGESREEAVASLNTDERFEAWLESFTRELTATLG; translated from the coding sequence ATGAGGGGTGCGGGCAAGCGTATCGGTAAGCAGTCGGTCGTCGCGGTGATTCTGGCCGCGACGCTGTTCGTTTCGGGATGCGCTTCTCCCCAGGAAACGCCTGAGGAGCAAGCGCTCGATCCGTCCAATCCCGTCCAGGTGGAAGTGTGGACGTATTACAACGGACATCAGCAGCAGGCGTTCGAGAGTCTCGTCGCCGATTTCAACGCCACGAAAGGCAAGGAGGTCGGCGTTTCGGTTACCCATGCGAGCCAGGGCGGCGTGAACGACCTTGCAGCCGCGGTGACCGCTTCTGCAGAAGAACTCGTCGGCGCCGGCTCGATGCCCTCGATATTCCTCACGTACGCCGATACGGCGTACGTGATCGATCGGATGGGCAAGGTCGCCGATCTCGATCCGTACTTCACGGCCGAAGAGAAGGGTGCGTTCATCGATAGCTTCCTTGCCGAAGGGGATTTCGCGGGCGACGGGGGCTTGAAACTTCTGCCCATCAGCAAGGCGACCGAGACCGTCCAGATCAACATGACCGACTGGGCGCCCTTCGCCGAGCAAACCGGCTCCACGCTCGATGAGTTCGAAACGATCGAGGGTATCACGGCGCTATCGCAGCGCTATTACGAGTGGACCGATGCGCAGACGCCCGATGTTGCCGATGACGGCAAGCCGTTTTTCGGACGCGACTCGATGGCGAACTACCTCATTACCGGCTCAAAACAGCTCGGGCACGAGCTGTTCGCCGTCAAAGACGGCGTATGCACGCCCGACATCGACACAGATGCGATGCGGGCGCTGTGGGACAACTACTACGTGCCGCTTATCAACGGGTACTTTTCGGCGGAAGGGCGCTATCGCTCGGATGCCATTAAAACGGGCGATCTGATCTGCTATCTCGGTTCGTCTTCTTCGGTTGTGTACTTTCCAGCCGAAGTGACGGTCGACGATCAGACGAGCTATCCCATCGAATTCGGAGCCCTTGCGGCACCGCGCTTTTCCGAGGGTGTGGCGTGCGCCCCGCAGCAGGGTGCGGGGTTTGCGGTCGCCAAGAGCGACGAGCGCACCGAGCTCGCCTGCGTGGAATTCCTCAAGTGGCTCACTGAAAAGGAGCAGAACACGAGTTTCTCCATCGAAGCGGGCTACATCCCGGTAACCCAGGAGGCATGCACGTACGAAAACATCGCCGCCGTTGCAGAAGGCATGGAAGATACGCATGAAAACTATCTGATCAACCTCGAGGCAACGCTCGAGACCGTGTCGGACGGCGTTTACGCCAACGCGCCGTTTGCAGGTGGCGTCGATGCACGCGCGGTGCTCGAAACGTCGATGTCGGATGCGGCCATCGCCGATCGCGAGCAGGTACTCGCGGCCATTGCCTCAGGCGAGAGCCGTGAAGAGGCTGTAGCGAGTCTCAACACCGATGAGCGGTTCGAAGCGTGGCTTGAATCGTTTACCCGCGAGCTTACCGCGACGCTGGGCTGA
- a CDS encoding ATP-grasp domain-containing protein, with product MIMLEEPFVSETLIAWLEDSQHPVLDNAMARRVAADHAIALCPEDEAVSRIEAGERLYTSSENALAWLAQHVKCESITRPLEMFKDKALMRRVLAPLDPDFFFMTCAADELPALDFSELKPPFVLKPSVGFCSVGVYAIADEADWKAALADIERNAASWRDMYPESVIGASEFVLEGYIEGTEYAIDAYWDAEGKAHVLDVLRHDFASPSDTSDRMYCTGVSIVSETAPRFAAWLDLVNELVGAKNFPVHVEVRVSGDVIRPIEFNPLRFAGLGGTDVSWFAYGFRTYECFLQDELPDWERIGVGREGKLYTMSVLGAPSGMEGDERFDYEAFRARFSHVLCLRQFDYHAFGNFGFLFLETDEDDDTERVFLMNSDLREFIRE from the coding sequence ATGATAATGCTTGAAGAACCGTTCGTATCCGAGACGCTGATCGCATGGCTCGAGGATTCGCAGCATCCGGTTCTCGACAACGCCATGGCCCGCCGCGTCGCTGCCGACCACGCGATCGCGCTTTGCCCCGAAGACGAGGCCGTCAGCCGCATCGAGGCGGGCGAGCGGCTCTATACCAGTTCGGAAAACGCGCTTGCGTGGCTCGCGCAGCACGTGAAATGCGAATCGATCACCCGTCCCCTCGAGATGTTCAAGGACAAAGCGCTCATGAGGCGCGTGCTCGCACCGCTTGACCCCGATTTCTTCTTTATGACGTGCGCTGCTGACGAACTTCCTGCACTCGACTTCTCCGAACTTAAACCGCCTTTCGTGCTCAAGCCTTCGGTCGGGTTTTGCAGCGTCGGGGTGTATGCAATTGCCGATGAAGCCGATTGGAAGGCGGCACTCGCCGATATCGAGCGCAATGCCGCAAGCTGGCGGGACATGTACCCCGAAAGCGTCATCGGGGCGAGCGAGTTCGTGCTGGAGGGCTACATCGAGGGAACCGAGTACGCCATCGACGCTTACTGGGATGCCGAAGGCAAGGCGCACGTGCTCGACGTGCTGCGCCACGACTTCGCTTCGCCGTCGGATACGAGCGATCGCATGTACTGTACGGGCGTATCGATCGTTTCCGAAACCGCACCGCGTTTCGCCGCATGGCTCGACCTCGTGAACGAACTTGTGGGCGCGAAGAATTTTCCCGTGCACGTCGAAGTGCGCGTTTCGGGCGACGTCATCCGCCCGATCGAGTTCAACCCCCTGCGCTTTGCGGGGCTCGGCGGCACCGATGTGAGCTGGTTCGCCTACGGGTTTCGAACCTACGAGTGCTTCCTTCAGGATGAGTTGCCCGATTGGGAGCGCATCGGTGTTGGAAGGGAAGGCAAGCTCTACACGATGTCGGTGCTGGGCGCGCCGTCGGGCATGGAAGGTGACGAGCGGTTCGACTACGAGGCGTTTCGTGCGCGCTTCTCCCATGTGCTCTGCCTGCGACAGTTCGACTACCATGCATTCGGCAACTTCGGCTTCTTGTTCCTCGAGACCGACGAGGACGACGATACCGAACGCGTGTTTCTCATGAATTCTGACTTGCGGGAATTCATCAGAGAATAG
- a CDS encoding lysylphosphatidylglycerol synthase transmembrane domain-containing protein — protein sequence MKKALLLVLGIVTCCVLIANADYLAEFLKTLQTGALVPIAVSIVLMLGRHIVQALSYDAAFAAVGFKTGLWHNIVLIFSLVFINTFCLFSGATGVAFIIDDAHRKGADAGTATSGAILSQIGYFAAVLVISVIGFITMLVSGTMNTLFLVGGLLLAGVLLILSSMFVVGYRKPRVLFRVFLIVEKLINRVLGLVKKRMKPGWGRRTASSFIDSAGILAHNPVGTLVTVGYASFSAVLNMACLVAIGYAFGFEHVSALVAAFAVAAISVILSPTPQGVGVVEAAIAAILTAHGCSLATATAIALVYRGIMFWIPFCIGALLLSQSGFFADKKNATEQQRAKDIGWISGTLVGLVGLVNIGLSLIPTTFEPYSALTSWIDMGAFLKGPWLIACGIVLLVLAVGLVMRFRTAWALAVTVLILIAGGEFLFVDTAKVALAVVVLVVWLFWKRAAFDKPLALPRRAGRAKITPVRTGSDGAQVDQGRSGAENGAGEPSWQEKAESGARIIQQAHDEGSLATASSGGFDSLFPQGAVSRRRAAKRIERERVQQNKNKGSADGIDALPRDRMAKQREPVRGQAERDARTERLRRRSINKMKRPHQGEGDDKEDFR from the coding sequence GTGAAGAAGGCGTTACTGCTCGTGCTGGGCATCGTGACCTGTTGCGTGCTCATAGCGAACGCCGACTACCTCGCCGAATTCCTCAAGACGCTCCAAACCGGCGCACTCGTTCCCATCGCCGTTTCCATCGTCCTTATGCTCGGGCGCCACATCGTACAGGCGCTCTCCTACGATGCCGCGTTCGCCGCCGTCGGCTTCAAGACGGGGCTTTGGCACAACATCGTGCTCATCTTCTCGCTCGTGTTCATCAATACGTTCTGCTTGTTCTCGGGCGCGACGGGCGTGGCGTTCATCATCGACGACGCGCACCGCAAAGGGGCCGATGCGGGCACCGCCACAAGCGGGGCGATCCTTTCGCAGATCGGCTACTTCGCTGCCGTCCTCGTCATCTCGGTGATCGGGTTCATCACCATGCTCGTCTCGGGTACGATGAATACGCTGTTCCTCGTCGGCGGCCTCTTGCTCGCAGGCGTGCTTCTCATCCTGTCGAGCATGTTTGTCGTGGGCTACCGCAAGCCGCGCGTGCTGTTCAGAGTGTTCCTCATCGTGGAAAAGCTTATAAACCGCGTCCTCGGCCTCGTCAAGAAGCGCATGAAGCCGGGGTGGGGCAGGCGCACGGCAAGCTCGTTCATCGATTCGGCGGGCATCCTCGCGCACAACCCCGTGGGTACGCTCGTTACGGTGGGCTACGCATCGTTTTCGGCGGTGCTCAACATGGCGTGTTTGGTCGCCATCGGATACGCGTTCGGCTTCGAACACGTATCGGCGCTCGTTGCCGCGTTCGCGGTAGCTGCCATCTCGGTAATCTTGAGCCCGACGCCTCAAGGGGTGGGCGTGGTGGAGGCTGCCATCGCGGCGATTCTCACCGCGCACGGCTGCTCGCTTGCAACCGCGACGGCGATTGCGCTCGTGTACCGCGGCATCATGTTTTGGATCCCGTTCTGCATCGGGGCCCTGCTGCTTTCCCAATCGGGCTTCTTCGCCGATAAGAAGAACGCGACCGAGCAGCAGCGCGCGAAGGATATCGGGTGGATTTCGGGCACCCTTGTCGGGCTCGTGGGATTGGTGAATATCGGCCTCTCGCTTATTCCGACGACGTTCGAGCCGTACAGCGCGCTCACCTCGTGGATCGATATGGGCGCGTTTCTCAAAGGTCCGTGGCTCATCGCGTGCGGCATCGTGCTCTTGGTGCTTGCGGTGGGCCTTGTCATGCGGTTTCGTACGGCGTGGGCACTCGCCGTCACCGTGCTCATCCTCATAGCGGGTGGAGAGTTTTTGTTCGTCGACACCGCTAAGGTGGCGCTTGCCGTTGTCGTGCTCGTCGTGTGGCTGTTCTGGAAGCGGGCGGCGTTCGACAAACCCCTTGCGCTGCCCCGGCGCGCGGGCCGAGCGAAAATCACGCCGGTGCGCACCGGCTCCGACGGCGCGCAGGTTGATCAGGGTCGCAGCGGGGCCGAGAACGGTGCGGGTGAGCCGTCGTGGCAGGAGAAGGCGGAATCGGGCGCGCGCATCATACAGCAGGCCCACGACGAGGGAAGCTTGGCGACGGCTTCATCCGGCGGATTCGATTCGCTGTTTCCCCAAGGGGCGGTATCCCGCCGACGTGCGGCAAAGCGTATCGAGCGGGAGCGTGTGCAACAAAACAAGAACAAGGGCTCCGCAGACGGGATCGACGCCTTGCCTCGTGATAGGATGGCGAAGCAGCGCGAGCCGGTTCGCGGCCAGGCTGAACGTGACGCGCGCACCGAGCGCTTGAGGCGCAGATCGATAAACAAAATGAAACGCCCGCATCAAGGCGAGGGCGACGATAAGGAGGATTTCCGATGA
- a CDS encoding J domain-containing protein — translation MKKSEALSILGLHDGATDDEIKKAHRVKVIEHHPDKYAQDPEKHAWAEEQTKRINEARDVLISRKWEPEYGRGPYANPYNPYANPYGGSPARGQGGGTPGSSNNPYGDPFGDWPFGGGQGQTTWVWTSWDGASQAGNPFDPFGTAQPQKTPAERYEDAKKDLRTELGVIGVKLVCLAVLSVLASPASGLFLYVAASVIYGLWKRLGSCLIAFFFPIALIGAPFLMLIAPRAGAVTFGLAIFFALAVLFDIVNVRNAVTLYRQTRKAAGPRR, via the coding sequence ATGAAGAAATCTGAAGCGCTTTCAATCCTCGGACTCCACGATGGGGCCACCGACGATGAGATCAAGAAGGCCCACCGCGTCAAGGTGATCGAGCATCACCCGGACAAGTACGCTCAAGATCCCGAAAAGCATGCGTGGGCCGAAGAGCAGACCAAGCGCATCAACGAGGCTCGCGACGTGCTCATATCGAGAAAATGGGAGCCTGAATACGGACGCGGCCCCTATGCGAACCCTTACAACCCCTACGCGAATCCTTATGGCGGCTCGCCTGCGCGCGGGCAGGGCGGCGGAACGCCCGGTTCGTCGAACAACCCTTACGGCGATCCGTTCGGGGATTGGCCGTTCGGCGGCGGTCAGGGCCAAACCACCTGGGTGTGGACCTCATGGGACGGCGCGTCGCAGGCAGGGAACCCCTTCGATCCGTTCGGGACGGCGCAGCCGCAGAAAACGCCCGCCGAGCGATACGAGGATGCGAAGAAGGATCTACGGACCGAACTGGGCGTCATCGGCGTCAAGCTCGTGTGCCTTGCAGTCTTAAGCGTGCTCGCATCGCCTGCTTCGGGTTTGTTCCTCTACGTGGCGGCGTCGGTCATCTACGGGTTGTGGAAGCGCCTCGGCAGCTGCCTCATCGCGTTCTTCTTCCCGATCGCGCTTATAGGCGCTCCGTTTCTTATGCTCATCGCTCCGCGTGCGGGCGCCGTCACCTTCGGACTCGCGATCTTTTTCGCCCTCGCGGTGCTGTTCGACATCGTGAACGTGCGCAACGCCGTTACCCTGTACCGGCAAACGCGGAAAGCGGCTGGTCCGAGAAGGTAA
- the purH gene encoding bifunctional phosphoribosylaminoimidazolecarboxamide formyltransferase/IMP cyclohydrolase yields MEDPKVARVLISVTDKSGVVEFASALATEFGCEIISTGGTARVLADAGVPVTPIDDVTEFPEMMDGRVKTLHPKVHGGLLARRDNPDHMAEAAEHGIEMIDMVVVNLYAFTKTVDSGADFATCIENIDIGGPSMLRSAAKNFESVAVVTRPDMYDEILDEMRENGGATKRDTRLKLALSVFETTNAYDGSIATWLAGQIAGETDAKFPSRIDLALSKVQGLRYGENPHQEAAFYRRDAYSNAAHSLANARQHQGKELSYNNYLDLDAAWAAVREFDEPACVVVKHLTPCGVCVDEDIVAAYKKAHECDPVSAYGGVMAFNRPVTSDVVVAIFENKQFVEAIIAPEFAGDALDMYQSKPNARLLSTGGVNPAGGEVEFRSVEGGLLCQDSDAVAEDPADFTVPTKRQPTEAEMEELLFAWKVCKSVKSNAILISKGHATVGVGGGQPNRVNSARIAVEQAGEKTKGAVAASDAYFPFRDGLDALAEAGITAVIEPGGSIRDEEVIAAADEHGIALVFTGHRHFRH; encoded by the coding sequence GTGGAGGATCCAAAGGTAGCGCGAGTACTCATCTCGGTCACCGACAAGAGCGGGGTGGTGGAGTTCGCTTCGGCACTTGCGACCGAATTCGGCTGCGAGATCATCTCGACGGGAGGTACGGCCCGCGTGCTCGCCGATGCGGGGGTACCCGTCACGCCCATCGACGACGTGACCGAGTTTCCCGAGATGATGGACGGGCGCGTGAAGACGCTGCATCCGAAGGTCCACGGGGGCCTCCTCGCCCGGCGCGACAATCCCGATCACATGGCCGAGGCAGCCGAGCATGGCATCGAAATGATCGACATGGTGGTCGTGAATCTGTATGCGTTCACGAAAACCGTCGATTCGGGTGCTGATTTCGCCACCTGCATCGAGAACATCGACATCGGAGGACCCTCGATGCTCCGATCTGCTGCGAAGAACTTCGAATCGGTCGCCGTGGTCACCCGCCCCGATATGTACGACGAGATTCTCGACGAGATGCGCGAAAACGGCGGCGCCACAAAGCGCGATACCCGTTTGAAGCTTGCGCTTTCGGTGTTCGAGACGACGAACGCCTACGACGGCTCCATCGCTACGTGGCTGGCCGGCCAGATCGCGGGAGAGACGGATGCGAAGTTCCCCTCGCGCATCGACCTTGCGCTTTCGAAGGTGCAGGGGCTGCGTTACGGCGAGAATCCGCACCAGGAGGCGGCTTTCTACCGCCGCGATGCGTACAGCAACGCCGCGCACAGCCTTGCGAACGCCCGCCAACATCAGGGCAAAGAGCTTTCCTACAACAATTACCTCGACCTCGATGCCGCATGGGCGGCCGTGCGCGAATTCGATGAGCCCGCCTGCGTCGTCGTCAAGCACCTTACTCCCTGCGGCGTGTGCGTCGACGAGGATATCGTGGCTGCTTACAAGAAGGCCCACGAGTGCGATCCGGTATCCGCCTACGGCGGAGTGATGGCGTTCAACCGCCCGGTCACCTCCGACGTCGTGGTGGCGATCTTCGAGAACAAGCAGTTCGTCGAGGCCATCATCGCCCCCGAGTTCGCGGGCGATGCGCTCGACATGTACCAGTCGAAGCCCAACGCGCGTCTGCTTTCCACGGGCGGCGTGAACCCCGCGGGCGGCGAGGTGGAATTCCGCTCGGTCGAGGGAGGCCTGCTGTGCCAGGACTCCGATGCGGTCGCCGAGGATCCCGCCGATTTCACGGTGCCGACCAAGCGTCAGCCCACCGAGGCCGAGATGGAAGAGCTCCTCTTTGCGTGGAAGGTCTGCAAATCGGTCAAGAGCAACGCGATCCTCATCTCGAAGGGCCATGCGACGGTGGGCGTAGGCGGCGGCCAGCCGAACCGCGTGAACTCCGCGCGCATCGCCGTCGAGCAGGCGGGTGAGAAGACCAAGGGCGCCGTCGCCGCGTCCGATGCGTATTTCCCGTTTCGCGACGGTCTCGATGCGCTTGCGGAAGCGGGTATCACCGCTGTCATCGAGCCAGGCGGCTCGATCCGCGACGAGGAGGTCATCGCCGCGGCCGACGAGCACGGCATCGCGCTTGTGTTCACGGGGCACCGCCACTTCAGGCACTAA
- a CDS encoding XdhC family protein, translated as MLRETLTRIIQNLAEDEVPVLTPEDFPCFSAEATEGNEHISPDYLDIIAASLNKSDIATFERAARAMDEGELAWLGFKVVYDSAEAVANTDNEVTKKYGDVGSADGEPLVFFCSDAKECVASRPYSPRDLFQMKDATRGPSMHNEQFEGLTWTSVPLFDSVRVWLLGASDASSEVAALAAHVGFEVCVVDYDPAYVNESRFPNAQRIVLPGGNFDALGELEADSADYVCVLTRGHMFDPEGCVWALEHNVRYVGLMGCAGKNSRVYELVREAGMTDEQWEFVKRPIGLKFGAKTPAELAIAIVAELVDVRYRERYSEEARAKHEASLGRS; from the coding sequence GTGCTTAGAGAAACGCTGACCCGGATCATCCAGAACCTTGCCGAAGACGAGGTTCCCGTACTCACGCCCGAGGACTTCCCCTGCTTTTCCGCGGAGGCAACCGAGGGAAACGAGCACATCTCGCCCGACTACCTCGATATCATCGCGGCAAGCCTGAACAAGTCCGATATCGCCACGTTCGAACGTGCAGCGCGGGCGATGGACGAGGGCGAGCTTGCCTGGCTCGGCTTCAAAGTCGTTTACGACAGCGCCGAGGCGGTTGCGAACACCGACAACGAGGTGACGAAGAAGTACGGCGATGTCGGCTCGGCCGATGGCGAGCCGCTCGTGTTCTTCTGCAGCGATGCGAAGGAATGCGTCGCCTCGCGCCCGTATTCGCCGCGCGATCTCTTCCAGATGAAGGATGCCACGCGCGGTCCCTCGATGCATAACGAGCAGTTCGAGGGCCTCACGTGGACGAGCGTGCCCCTGTTTGATTCGGTGCGCGTATGGCTGCTCGGCGCGAGTGACGCGTCGAGCGAGGTTGCCGCGCTCGCCGCGCACGTCGGCTTCGAAGTGTGCGTGGTGGACTATGATCCCGCCTACGTGAACGAAAGCCGTTTTCCGAACGCACAGCGCATCGTGCTTCCCGGCGGAAACTTCGATGCTCTGGGCGAACTTGAGGCCGATTCCGCAGACTACGTGTGCGTGCTCACGCGCGGGCACATGTTCGATCCCGAGGGCTGCGTCTGGGCGCTTGAGCACAACGTGCGCTACGTGGGGCTCATGGGGTGCGCGGGCAAGAACAGCCGCGTGTACGAGCTTGTGCGCGAAGCCGGCATGACCGACGAGCAATGGGAGTTCGTAAAGCGTCCTATCGGGTTGAAATTCGGTGCGAAGACGCCGGCGGAGTTGGCCATCGCCATCGTCGCCGAGCTCGTCGACGTCAGGTACCGTGAACGTTACAGTGAAGAGGCGCGTGCGAAGCACGAGGCCAGTTTGGGAAGGAGTTAA